The proteins below are encoded in one region of Microbispora sp. NBC_01189:
- a CDS encoding gluconeogenesis factor YvcK family protein, with protein MVALGGGHGLYASLSALRTVTDDLSAVVTVADDGGSSGRLRRELGVLPPGDLRMALAALCGDDEWGRTWSEVVQHRFRSEGDLHGHAVGNLLIVALWELLQDPVVGLEWVGRLLGAHGRVLPMASVPLDIQAEVELDGAVTTVRGQVACALTPGRVRSISLLPPDPPACPQAIEAIEAADWVVFGPGSWFTSVLPHLKVPGLARALHESGARRLVILNLAPQAGETDGFSPERHLEVLREHAPALLLDAVVADRAVVGDARALEKAAGAMGARVVLADVAASDGSARHDGPRLAAVLAEIFRAKR; from the coding sequence GTGGTCGCGCTCGGCGGCGGTCACGGCCTGTACGCCTCCCTGTCGGCCCTCAGGACCGTCACCGATGATCTGTCGGCCGTGGTGACCGTCGCCGACGACGGCGGCTCCAGCGGCCGTCTCAGGCGTGAGCTCGGCGTCCTGCCCCCAGGTGACCTGCGGATGGCGCTCGCGGCCCTGTGCGGCGACGACGAGTGGGGCAGGACCTGGAGCGAGGTGGTCCAGCACCGTTTCCGCAGCGAGGGCGACCTGCACGGGCACGCGGTCGGCAACCTGCTCATCGTCGCCTTGTGGGAGCTCCTCCAGGACCCCGTCGTCGGCCTGGAGTGGGTGGGCCGGCTGCTCGGCGCCCACGGCCGGGTGCTGCCGATGGCGTCGGTGCCGCTCGACATCCAGGCGGAGGTCGAGCTGGACGGCGCCGTCACGACGGTGCGGGGGCAGGTCGCCTGCGCGCTGACGCCCGGCCGGGTGCGCTCCATCTCGCTGCTGCCGCCCGACCCTCCCGCCTGCCCCCAGGCGATCGAGGCCATCGAGGCCGCCGACTGGGTGGTCTTCGGGCCGGGGTCGTGGTTCACCAGCGTGCTGCCGCACCTCAAGGTGCCCGGGCTCGCCCGGGCGCTGCACGAGAGCGGCGCCCGCCGGCTGGTGATCCTCAACCTGGCACCGCAGGCCGGCGAGACCGACGGTTTCTCCCCCGAACGGCACCTGGAGGTGCTCAGGGAGCACGCCCCCGCCCTGCTCCTCGACGCGGTGGTCGCCGACCGTGCGGTGGTGGGCGACGCGAGGGCGCTGGAGAAGGCCGCGGGGGCGATGGGCGCCCGGGTCGTTCTGGCCGATGTGGCAGCGTCTGACGGATCTGCCCGGCACGACGGACCACGACTTGCCGCTGTCCTGGCCGAGATTTTCCGCGCGAAGCGGTGA
- the rapZ gene encoding RNase adapter RapZ, with product MSTTEPAFVVITGMSGAGRSTAAKALEDLGWFVIDNLPPGLLSSLAEEAGRVNVAADRVAAVVDVRSLAFTTDLNAAIKELDGRGVGVRVVFLEASDEELVRRFENVRRPHPLQGDGRLVDGIDRERGILREIRANADLVIDTSLLNVHELRKKIVSFFGGEDRPGLKVNVVSFGYKYGMPVDADLVVDCRFLPNPHWVPELRPMNGLDAPVRDYVLGQPGAKEFLDGYEEVFGVVAAGYTREGKSYATLAVGCTGGKHRSVAMAEQLGARFRDRGMDVQVSHRDVGRE from the coding sequence ATGAGCACGACTGAGCCGGCATTCGTGGTGATCACGGGAATGTCGGGCGCGGGGCGCAGCACCGCTGCGAAGGCCCTGGAGGACCTCGGCTGGTTCGTCATCGACAACCTGCCGCCCGGCCTGCTGTCCTCGCTCGCCGAGGAGGCGGGCCGGGTGAACGTGGCCGCCGACCGGGTCGCGGCCGTGGTGGACGTGCGGAGTCTCGCCTTCACCACCGACCTCAACGCCGCGATCAAGGAGCTCGACGGGCGCGGCGTCGGCGTCCGGGTGGTGTTCCTCGAAGCCAGCGACGAGGAGCTGGTCCGCAGGTTCGAGAACGTGCGGCGGCCCCACCCCCTGCAGGGCGACGGGCGGCTCGTCGACGGGATCGACCGTGAGCGCGGCATCCTCCGCGAGATCCGCGCCAACGCCGATCTGGTCATCGACACGTCCCTGCTGAACGTCCACGAGCTGCGCAAGAAGATCGTTTCGTTCTTCGGCGGCGAGGACCGTCCGGGCCTCAAGGTGAACGTGGTGTCATTCGGCTACAAGTACGGCATGCCGGTCGACGCGGATCTCGTGGTCGACTGCCGGTTCCTGCCCAACCCTCACTGGGTGCCGGAGCTCCGGCCGATGAACGGCCTCGACGCGCCCGTGCGCGACTACGTGCTCGGCCAGCCCGGCGCCAAGGAGTTCCTCGACGGCTACGAGGAGGTCTTCGGCGTGGTGGCCGCCGGCTACACCCGCGAGGGCAAGAGCTACGCCACGCTCGCCGTGGGCTGCACCGGCGGGAAGCACCGCAGCGTGGCGATGGCCGAGCAACTCGGCGCCCGCTTCCGGGACCGCGGCATGGACGTCCAGGTCAGCCACCGGGACGTGGGCCGCGAGTGA
- the uvrC gene encoding excinuclease ABC subunit UvrC, giving the protein MADPAIYRPAPGSIPESPGVYRFRDPDGRVVYVGKAKSLRQRLNSYFADFAGLHPRTQTMLTTAASVDWTVVGNEVEALQLEYSWIKEFDPRFNVKYRDDKSYPFLAVTMGEDFPRVQVLRGAKRKGTRYFGPYSHAWAIRETVDLLLRVFPVRTCSAGVFKRAGQIGRPCLLGYIDKCSAPCVGRVTPEEHRALAEDFCDFMAGNTGRFVKRLEHEMRDAAAVEEYERAARLRDDVQALQRALEKQTVVLGDGTDCDVIALAEDPLEAAVQVFYVRGGRIRGQRGWVVDKVEETTPGELVEQFLLQMYGEATIPREILVPARPPDETALAELLSEQRGSRVDLRVPQRGDKKSLMETVERNAKESLAQHKLRRASDLTTRSRALQEIADALDLDQVPLRIECYDVSHIQGENVVASMVVFEDGLVRKSEYRRFSIRSGEGDVASIYEVICRRFKRYLEERVATGELDADDGVREPAVGTPIDPETGRPRKFAYPPNLVVVDGGPAQAAAARRALDELGVDDVAVCGLAKRLEEVWLPGDDQPVILPRSSEGLYLLQRVRDEAHRFAITYHRSKRSKPLRESALDQVPGLGPARRQALLRHFGSVKRLREASAEEIQAVPGIGPATAEAIVAALRGQSPSPAGQGS; this is encoded by the coding sequence GTGGCGGACCCGGCAATCTACCGACCGGCGCCCGGATCGATCCCCGAATCGCCAGGCGTCTATCGCTTCCGTGACCCGGACGGCCGGGTCGTCTACGTCGGCAAGGCGAAGAGCCTCCGGCAGCGGCTCAACTCCTACTTCGCGGACTTCGCCGGCCTGCACCCGCGGACGCAGACCATGCTCACGACCGCGGCCTCGGTGGACTGGACGGTGGTCGGCAACGAGGTCGAGGCGCTCCAGCTCGAATACTCCTGGATCAAGGAGTTCGATCCGCGGTTCAACGTCAAGTACCGCGACGACAAGTCGTATCCCTTCCTGGCCGTGACGATGGGGGAGGACTTCCCCCGGGTGCAGGTGCTGCGGGGGGCCAAGCGGAAGGGCACCCGCTACTTCGGCCCCTACTCGCACGCCTGGGCCATCCGGGAGACCGTCGACCTGCTGCTGCGGGTCTTCCCCGTGCGCACCTGCTCGGCGGGCGTGTTCAAGCGGGCCGGGCAGATCGGGCGGCCGTGCCTGCTCGGATACATCGACAAGTGCTCCGCGCCCTGCGTCGGAAGGGTCACCCCCGAGGAGCACCGCGCCCTCGCCGAGGACTTCTGCGACTTCATGGCCGGCAACACCGGGCGATTCGTCAAGCGGCTGGAGCACGAGATGCGCGACGCCGCCGCCGTGGAGGAGTACGAGCGGGCCGCCCGGCTCCGTGACGACGTGCAGGCGTTGCAGCGGGCGCTGGAGAAGCAGACGGTGGTGCTCGGCGACGGCACCGACTGCGACGTGATCGCCCTCGCGGAGGACCCGCTGGAGGCGGCGGTCCAGGTCTTCTACGTGCGCGGCGGGCGCATCCGCGGCCAGCGCGGCTGGGTGGTCGACAAGGTCGAGGAGACCACCCCCGGCGAACTGGTCGAACAGTTCCTGCTGCAGATGTACGGCGAGGCGACGATCCCCCGCGAGATCCTCGTGCCCGCCCGGCCGCCGGACGAGACCGCGCTGGCCGAGTTGCTGAGCGAGCAGCGGGGCTCCCGGGTGGACCTGCGCGTCCCCCAGCGGGGCGACAAGAAGAGCCTCATGGAGACCGTCGAGCGCAACGCGAAGGAGTCGCTGGCCCAGCACAAGCTGCGCCGGGCGAGTGACCTGACCACGCGCAGCCGGGCTCTGCAGGAGATCGCCGACGCCCTCGACCTCGACCAGGTGCCGCTGCGGATCGAGTGCTACGACGTGTCGCACATCCAGGGCGAGAACGTGGTCGCCTCGATGGTGGTCTTCGAGGACGGCCTGGTCCGCAAGAGCGAATACCGCCGCTTCTCCATCCGGAGCGGCGAGGGCGACGTGGCCTCGATATACGAGGTCATCTGCCGGAGGTTCAAGCGCTATCTGGAAGAGCGCGTGGCGACCGGGGAACTGGACGCCGACGACGGCGTACGCGAACCGGCCGTGGGGACGCCGATCGACCCGGAGACCGGCCGTCCCCGGAAGTTCGCCTATCCCCCCAATCTCGTCGTGGTGGACGGCGGTCCGGCGCAGGCCGCGGCGGCGCGGCGGGCGCTGGACGAGCTCGGTGTCGACGACGTCGCGGTCTGCGGCCTGGCCAAGCGGCTGGAGGAGGTCTGGCTGCCCGGTGACGACCAGCCGGTGATTTTGCCGCGCAGCAGCGAGGGACTGTACCTGTTGCAGCGTGTCCGGGACGAGGCGCACCGGTTCGCCATCACCTACCATCGGTCGAAGAGGTCGAAGCCGCTCCGGGAGAGCGCGCTCGACCAGGTGCCGGGCCTGGGCCCGGCGCGACGGCAGGCGCTGCTGCGTCACTTCGGCTCGGTGAAGCGGCTGCGCGAGGCCAGTGCGGAGGAGATCCAGGCGGTCCCCGGCATCGGCCCGGCGACCGCCGAGGCCATCGTCGCGGCGCTGCGCGGGCAGAGCCCGTCACCCGCCGGGCAGGGATCGTGA
- a CDS encoding Rieske (2Fe-2S) protein gives MTDSTRRAVIFSAGGAGLAAVLSACSGDDSTAASEQAPADGQAAAGGREIAKTSDIPVGGGKVFKDQDVVVTQPEAGTFKAFSATCTHKSCPVGSVADNEIVCPCHGSRFSAKDGSVTKPPASKPLAEKKITVSGDSITLA, from the coding sequence ATGACGGATTCGACACGCCGGGCCGTGATCTTCAGTGCCGGAGGGGCCGGGCTGGCGGCCGTCCTGAGCGCGTGCTCGGGTGACGACAGCACGGCCGCGTCCGAGCAGGCTCCGGCGGACGGCCAGGCCGCGGCGGGCGGCCGGGAGATCGCGAAGACCTCCGACATCCCGGTCGGGGGCGGCAAGGTCTTCAAGGACCAGGACGTCGTCGTCACCCAGCCCGAGGCCGGCACGTTCAAGGCGTTCAGCGCGACCTGCACCCACAAGAGCTGCCCGGTCGGGAGCGTCGCGGACAACGAGATCGTCTGCCCGTGCCACGGCAGCAGGTTCAGCGCCAAGGACGGGTCCGTGACCAAACCTCCGGCGAGCAAGCCGCTCGCCGAGAAGAAGATCACGGTCAGCGGCGACAGCATCACCCTCGCCTGA
- the uvrA gene encoding excinuclease ABC subunit UvrA produces MADRLIVRGAREHNLKDVSLDLPRDALIVFTGLSGSGKSSLAFDTIFAEGQRRYVESLSAYARQFLGQMDKPDVDFIEGLSPAVSIDQKSTSRNPRSTVGTITEVYDYLRLLWARIGKPHCPQCGRPIARQTPQQIVDRVLELEEGTRFQVLAPIVRGRKGEYAELFRELQTKGYARARVDGTIVRLEEPPTLKKYEKHDIEVIVDRLSVKEGARRRLTDSVETALQLSGGTITLDFVDLPDDDPGRERFYSEHLYCPYDDLSFEELEPRSFSFNSPFGACPECTGLGTRMEVDPDLLVPDPERTLGDGAISPWANGHTSDYFVRLIEALGNALGFDLDTPWERLTKKARKAILHGHDEQVHIRYSNRYGRQRSYYTDFEGVIPWVQRRHAESESDASRERFEGFMREVPCPACQGRRLKPVSLAVTVGDASIAEVSGMSIAGCARFLTGLRLSERDMHIAERVVKEINARLGFLLDVGLDYLTLDRAAGTLAGGEAQRIRLATQIGSGLVGVLYVLDEPSIGLHQRDNQRLLETLIRLRDMGNTLIVVEHDEDTIAAADWVVDIGPGAGEHGGQVVVSGTVPELLASEESLTGAYLSGRKAITVPEIRRPRDRKRQLVVKGAREHNLKGVDVEFPLGVFTAVTGVSGSGKSTLVNDILYAALAKELNGAKTVPGRHSRVAGTDLVDKVVHVDQSPIGRTPRSNPATYTGVFDHVRKLFAATAEAKVRGYLQGRFSFNVKGGRCEACSGDGTIKIEMNFLPDVYVPCEVCHGARYNRETLEVHYKGKTISEVLDMPIEEALEFFEAIPAIRRHLQTLNDVGLGYVRLGQPATTLSGGEAQRVKLASELQRRSTGRTVYVLDEPTTGLHFEDIRRLLGVLNRLVDAGNTVIVIEHNLDVIKTADWIVDMGPEGGSGGGTVVAVGTPEEVAKAEESHTGAFLRKILAV; encoded by the coding sequence GTGGCTGACCGCCTGATCGTGCGTGGCGCACGCGAACACAATTTGAAGGACGTCTCGCTCGACCTCCCGCGAGACGCCCTGATCGTATTCACCGGGCTCTCGGGCTCCGGCAAGTCCAGCCTGGCCTTCGACACGATCTTCGCCGAGGGGCAGCGGCGGTACGTGGAGTCCCTGTCCGCCTACGCCCGGCAGTTCCTGGGCCAGATGGACAAGCCCGACGTGGACTTCATCGAGGGCCTTTCCCCGGCCGTCTCCATCGACCAGAAGTCGACCAGCCGCAACCCCCGCTCCACGGTCGGCACGATCACCGAGGTCTACGACTACCTGCGGCTGCTGTGGGCCCGCATCGGCAAGCCGCACTGTCCCCAGTGCGGCCGCCCGATCGCCCGCCAGACCCCCCAGCAGATCGTCGACCGCGTGCTCGAACTTGAGGAGGGCACCCGGTTCCAGGTGCTCGCCCCGATAGTGCGCGGGCGCAAGGGGGAGTACGCCGAGCTGTTCCGCGAGCTGCAGACCAAGGGATACGCGCGGGCCCGCGTCGACGGCACGATCGTGCGGCTGGAGGAGCCGCCGACGCTCAAGAAGTACGAGAAACACGACATCGAGGTCATCGTCGACCGGCTCTCGGTCAAGGAGGGCGCACGGCGCCGGCTGACCGACTCGGTGGAGACCGCGCTGCAGCTGTCCGGCGGCACGATCACCCTCGACTTCGTCGACCTCCCGGACGACGACCCGGGCCGCGAGCGCTTCTACTCCGAGCACCTCTACTGCCCCTACGACGACCTGTCGTTCGAGGAGCTGGAGCCCCGGTCGTTCTCGTTCAACTCGCCGTTCGGCGCCTGCCCCGAATGCACCGGCCTCGGCACCCGCATGGAGGTCGACCCCGACCTCCTCGTGCCCGACCCCGAGCGCACGCTCGGCGACGGTGCGATCAGCCCGTGGGCGAACGGCCACACCAGCGACTACTTCGTCCGACTGATCGAGGCGCTCGGCAACGCGCTCGGCTTCGACCTCGACACCCCCTGGGAACGGCTGACGAAGAAGGCGCGCAAGGCGATCCTGCACGGCCACGACGAGCAGGTGCACATCCGCTACAGCAACCGGTACGGCAGGCAGCGCTCCTACTACACCGACTTCGAGGGCGTTATCCCCTGGGTGCAGCGCCGGCACGCCGAGTCGGAGAGCGACGCCAGCCGGGAGCGGTTCGAGGGCTTCATGCGCGAGGTGCCCTGCCCGGCCTGCCAGGGCCGCCGCCTCAAGCCGGTCTCACTGGCCGTGACCGTGGGGGACGCCTCGATCGCCGAGGTCTCGGGGATGTCGATCGCCGGCTGCGCGCGGTTCCTGACCGGCCTGCGTCTCTCCGAGCGTGACATGCACATCGCCGAGCGGGTGGTCAAGGAGATCAACGCGCGGCTGGGCTTCCTGCTCGACGTCGGCCTCGACTACCTGACGCTCGACCGCGCCGCCGGCACGCTGGCGGGCGGCGAGGCGCAGCGGATCCGGCTGGCCACCCAGATCGGGTCGGGCCTGGTCGGCGTGCTCTACGTGCTGGACGAGCCGTCCATCGGCCTGCACCAGCGCGACAACCAGCGCCTGCTGGAGACGCTGATCCGGCTGCGTGACATGGGCAACACGCTGATCGTGGTCGAGCACGACGAGGACACCATCGCCGCCGCCGACTGGGTCGTCGACATCGGCCCCGGCGCGGGCGAGCACGGCGGCCAGGTCGTCGTGTCCGGCACCGTGCCGGAGCTGCTCGCCAGCGAGGAGTCGCTGACCGGCGCGTACCTGTCGGGCCGCAAGGCGATCACCGTGCCGGAGATCCGGCGCCCGCGCGACCGCAAGCGCCAGCTCGTCGTGAAGGGCGCCCGCGAGCACAACCTGAAGGGTGTGGACGTCGAGTTCCCGCTCGGCGTGTTCACCGCGGTCACCGGCGTCTCCGGCTCGGGCAAGTCGACGCTCGTCAACGACATCCTGTACGCCGCGCTGGCCAAGGAGCTGAACGGCGCGAAGACCGTGCCCGGGCGGCACTCCCGGGTGGCCGGCACCGACCTGGTCGACAAGGTCGTCCACGTCGACCAGTCGCCGATCGGCCGGACGCCGAGGTCCAACCCCGCGACGTACACCGGCGTCTTCGACCACGTGCGCAAGCTGTTCGCGGCCACGGCCGAGGCGAAGGTCCGCGGTTACCTACAGGGCCGGTTCAGCTTCAACGTCAAGGGCGGGCGCTGCGAGGCGTGCTCGGGCGACGGCACCATCAAGATCGAGATGAACTTCCTGCCGGACGTCTACGTCCCCTGTGAGGTCTGCCACGGCGCCCGGTACAACCGGGAGACCCTGGAGGTCCACTACAAGGGCAAGACGATCTCCGAGGTCCTCGACATGCCGATCGAGGAGGCGCTGGAGTTCTTCGAGGCGATCCCCGCCATCCGCCGCCACCTGCAGACGCTGAACGACGTCGGGCTCGGCTACGTACGGCTGGGCCAGCCGGCCACGACGCTGTCCGGCGGAGAGGCCCAGCGGGTCAAGCTCGCCTCCGAACTGCAGCGGCGCTCGACCGGCCGCACGGTGTATGTGCTGGACGAGCCCACCACCGGTCTCCACTTCGAGGACATCCGGCGGCTGCTCGGCGTGCTCAACCGGCTCGTGGACGCGGGCAACACGGTCATCGTCATCGAGCACAACCTCGACGTCATCAAGACCGCCGACTGGATCGTCGACATGGGACCCGAGGGCGGGTCCGGGGGTGGCACCGTCGTCGCCGTCGGCACCCCCGAGGAGGTCGCGAAGGCCGAGGAGAGCCACACCGGCGCGTTCCTCAGGAAAATCCTGGCTGTATGA
- a CDS encoding MBL fold metallo-hydrolase, producing MSYTGNVTKGGAADVREVPGLTISKIEVGDFGNNAYLLRCTDTGDGLLIDAAAEPDRLLDLIGDMPISSIVTTHRHPDHWGALEQVARATGAQTVAHPLDAPELPVRTTLEVAHGDRVTVGVVTLDVIHLRGHTPGSIALLYQDRHLFTGDSLFPGGVGNTQKDPARFEQLFTDVVERVFDRLPDETWVYPGHGRDTTLGAERPHLPEWRARGW from the coding sequence ATGAGCTACACCGGAAACGTCACCAAGGGCGGGGCCGCCGACGTGCGGGAGGTCCCCGGGCTGACGATCTCCAAGATCGAGGTGGGCGACTTCGGCAACAACGCGTACCTGCTGCGCTGCACGGACACGGGCGACGGGCTGCTGATCGACGCGGCGGCCGAGCCGGACCGGCTGCTCGACCTGATCGGGGACATGCCGATCAGCTCCATCGTGACCACCCACCGGCACCCCGACCACTGGGGTGCGCTGGAGCAGGTCGCCCGGGCCACCGGCGCGCAGACCGTCGCCCACCCGCTGGACGCCCCCGAACTGCCGGTGAGGACGACCCTGGAGGTCGCGCACGGCGACCGGGTGACGGTCGGGGTGGTGACGCTGGACGTCATCCACCTGCGCGGCCACACGCCCGGCTCGATCGCGCTGCTCTACCAGGACCGCCACCTGTTCACCGGCGACTCCCTCTTCCCGGGCGGCGTGGGCAACACGCAGAAGGACCCGGCGCGGTTCGAGCAGCTGTTCACGGACGTGGTGGAACGGGTCTTCGACCGCCTGCCGGACGAGACGTGGGTCTACCCCGGTCACGGCCGCGACACCACGCTCGGCGCCGAACGGCCGCACCTGCCCGAGTGGCGGGCCCGCGGCTGGTAA
- a CDS encoding gluconate:H+ symporter, producing MTSPITSLATTPLGAALPRAAAWSGNDTRLILAALAGIAAIVLLITKLRAHPFLALAIGSGTLGLGAGMAPQKLIDSFSAGLGSTVAGVGVLIALGAMLGKLLADSGGADEIVDGILRRTGDRALPWAMTLIAVLIGLPMFFEIGLVLLIPVILLVARRSSRPLLLIAVPALAGLSVLHGLVPPHPGPLVAIDTLKADLGLTLGLGLLVAIPTVIVAGPLFARFAARWVEPAPPERLGREQTPEPEDSRPEDGERRRPSFGVTVATIVLPVVLMLGRAVAEIVLPEGGAVRTALEVLGTPLIALLIAVIVAMFTLGRPAGLGRGGVSSTVADSLPPIAGILLIVGAGGGFKQTLVDSGVGKVIGEAAQGANVPVLVLGWLIAVGIRLATGSATVATISAAGIAAPLTAGLSPAHVALLVLAIGAGSLFFSHVNDAGFWLVKEYLGMSVGQTIRTWSIMETIVSVVAFCCVLLLGLVV from the coding sequence ATGACTTCCCCGATAACCAGTCTCGCGACCACCCCTCTTGGGGCCGCCCTGCCGCGCGCGGCCGCGTGGAGCGGAAACGACACCCGCCTGATCCTCGCCGCCCTGGCCGGCATCGCGGCCATCGTGCTGCTGATCACGAAGCTGCGCGCGCATCCGTTCCTCGCCCTGGCGATCGGCTCCGGGACGCTGGGGCTGGGGGCGGGCATGGCGCCGCAGAAGCTGATCGACAGCTTCTCCGCGGGCCTCGGCTCCACGGTGGCCGGGGTCGGCGTGCTGATCGCGCTCGGCGCCATGCTGGGCAAGCTGCTGGCCGACTCGGGCGGGGCCGACGAGATCGTCGACGGGATCCTCCGCCGCACCGGCGACCGCGCCCTGCCGTGGGCGATGACGCTGATCGCGGTGCTCATCGGGCTGCCCATGTTCTTCGAGATCGGGCTGGTCCTGCTGATCCCGGTGATCCTGCTGGTGGCCAGGCGAAGCTCGCGCCCGCTGCTGCTGATCGCGGTTCCCGCCCTGGCCGGGCTGTCCGTGCTGCACGGCCTGGTGCCCCCGCATCCCGGGCCGCTGGTCGCGATCGACACGCTCAAGGCCGACCTCGGGCTCACGCTCGGGCTGGGGCTGCTGGTCGCGATCCCCACCGTGATCGTCGCCGGTCCGCTGTTCGCCCGGTTCGCCGCGCGATGGGTGGAGCCCGCGCCGCCCGAGCGCCTCGGACGGGAGCAGACTCCCGAGCCCGAAGACAGCCGGCCGGAGGACGGGGAGCGCCGGAGGCCGTCCTTCGGCGTGACGGTGGCCACCATTGTGCTGCCGGTCGTGCTGATGCTCGGCCGGGCCGTCGCGGAGATCGTCCTGCCGGAGGGCGGCGCCGTACGCACCGCGCTGGAGGTCCTCGGCACCCCTCTGATCGCGCTGCTGATCGCGGTGATCGTGGCGATGTTCACGCTCGGCCGCCCGGCCGGCCTCGGCCGCGGCGGCGTCTCCTCGACGGTCGCCGACTCACTCCCGCCGATCGCCGGGATCCTGCTCATCGTCGGCGCCGGCGGCGGGTTCAAGCAGACCCTGGTCGACTCCGGGGTGGGCAAGGTCATCGGCGAGGCCGCGCAGGGCGCGAACGTGCCCGTGCTGGTGCTCGGCTGGCTGATCGCCGTCGGCATCCGGCTGGCCACCGGGTCGGCCACGGTCGCGACCATATCCGCGGCCGGGATCGCCGCCCCGCTGACCGCCGGGCTCTCCCCCGCCCACGTCGCACTGCTCGTGCTCGCCATCGGCGCGGGGTCGCTGTTCTTCTCCCACGTCAACGACGCCGGGTTCTGGCTGGTCAAGGAGTATCTGGGCATGTCGGTCGGCCAGACGATACGCACCTGGTCGATCATGGAGACGATCGTCTCCGTGGTGGCGTTCTGCTGCGTGCTCCTGCTCGGCCTGGTGGTCTGA
- the menC gene encoding o-succinylbenzoate synthase codes for MEITGIELRRIAMPLVAPFRTSFGTETTRDVLLVRVVTPEAEGWGECVAMSEPLYSSEYADGAAEVMRRFLIPALPRAADPQAVGPALAPFRGHRMAKAALEAAVLDAALRLTGESFGRFLGATRDRVPCGVSVGITGSVAELLDTVAAYVEEGYVRVKLKIGPGWDVAPVRAVRERFGEDLLLQVDANAAYTLADARHLARLDAFDLLLIEQPLADDDLVQHARLARTLRTPICLDESIESAAHAAAAITLGACSVVNIKPGRVGGYLEARRIHDLCRAHGVAVWCGGMLETGIGRAANVALAALPGFTLPGDTSASRRYFGTDVTPPFELSGGHLDVPAGPGLGVAPIPDVLNEVTTATEWIPF; via the coding sequence ATGGAGATCACCGGAATCGAGCTGCGCCGGATCGCGATGCCGCTCGTCGCGCCGTTCCGCACGTCGTTCGGCACCGAGACCACCCGCGACGTCCTGCTGGTGCGGGTCGTGACCCCGGAGGCCGAGGGCTGGGGCGAGTGCGTGGCGATGTCCGAGCCGCTGTACTCCTCCGAGTACGCGGACGGCGCGGCCGAAGTGATGCGGCGCTTCCTCATCCCGGCGCTGCCCCGCGCGGCGGACCCGCAGGCCGTGGGCCCGGCCCTCGCGCCGTTCCGGGGGCACCGCATGGCCAAGGCGGCGCTGGAGGCGGCCGTGCTCGACGCCGCGCTACGGCTCACCGGCGAGTCCTTCGGCCGCTTCCTCGGCGCCACCCGCGACCGGGTCCCGTGCGGAGTCTCGGTCGGGATCACCGGGTCGGTGGCCGAACTGCTCGACACCGTCGCGGCGTACGTCGAGGAGGGGTACGTACGGGTCAAGCTGAAGATCGGGCCGGGCTGGGACGTCGCACCGGTCCGCGCGGTCAGGGAGCGTTTCGGGGAGGACCTGCTGCTCCAGGTCGACGCCAACGCGGCATACACGCTGGCCGATGCCCGCCACCTCGCCCGGCTGGACGCCTTCGACCTGTTGCTGATCGAGCAGCCGCTCGCCGACGACGACCTCGTGCAGCACGCCCGGCTCGCCCGCACCCTCCGTACGCCGATCTGCCTGGACGAGTCCATCGAGTCGGCGGCCCACGCGGCCGCGGCGATCACCCTCGGCGCGTGCTCGGTGGTCAACATCAAGCCGGGCCGGGTGGGCGGCTACCTGGAGGCGCGGCGCATCCACGACCTGTGCCGCGCCCACGGCGTCGCGGTCTGGTGCGGGGGGATGCTGGAGACCGGGATCGGCCGGGCGGCCAACGTGGCGCTGGCGGCGCTGCCGGGGTTCACCCTGCCCGGGGACACCTCGGCGTCCCGCCGCTACTTCGGCACCGACGTCACCCCGCCGTTCGAACTGAGCGGCGGGCACCTCGACGTGCCGGCGGGCCCGGGCCTCGGCGTGGCGCCCATCCCGGACGTCCTCAACGAGGTCACCACCGCGACGGAGTGGATTCCGTTCTGA